The Clostridium septicum genome contains a region encoding:
- a CDS encoding galactokinase produces the protein MVKELVDKFIKVFGEKPQGNYFAPGRVNLIGEHTDYNGGNVFPCALTIGTYMIARKREDKLVRLHSKNFENSGIIEFNIDDLKNEKVHDWANYSKGVIWALKENGYTINNGFEGYVYGNIPNGAGLSSSASLELVTGVTLKDLFNLDVDMIDLVKFSQLAENKFIGVNCGIMDQFAIGMGKENCATLLDTNTLKYSYAPISLVDTSIVISNTNKRRGLADSKYNERRGQCEEALKELQKELKIKALGELSEEEFEKYKHIITDDINRKRAKHAVYENVRTLKAAEALKNNEIELFGELMNESHISLRDDYEVTGIELDTLVELAWKQEGVIGSRMTGAGFGGCTVSLVKNDDIDNFIKNVGAAYKEKIGYEADFYVVNIGDGARKLN, from the coding sequence ATGGTAAAAGAATTAGTTGATAAATTTATTAAAGTATTTGGAGAGAAACCACAAGGTAATTATTTTGCACCAGGTAGAGTAAATTTAATTGGAGAACATACTGATTATAATGGAGGTAATGTTTTTCCTTGTGCTTTAACAATTGGAACATATATGATTGCTAGAAAAAGAGAAGATAAGCTTGTTAGATTACATTCGAAAAATTTTGAAAATTCAGGAATTATAGAATTTAATATAGATGATTTAAAAAATGAAAAAGTACATGATTGGGCAAATTATTCAAAAGGGGTTATCTGGGCTTTAAAAGAGAATGGATACACAATTAATAATGGGTTTGAAGGATACGTGTATGGAAATATACCAAATGGAGCAGGATTATCATCTTCAGCCTCTTTAGAATTAGTTACTGGAGTTACTTTAAAAGATTTATTTAATTTAGATGTAGATATGATTGATTTAGTTAAATTTTCACAATTAGCTGAAAATAAATTTATAGGTGTAAATTGTGGAATAATGGATCAATTTGCAATAGGAATGGGAAAAGAAAATTGTGCAACACTATTAGATACAAACACTTTAAAGTATTCTTATGCACCAATTAGCTTAGTTGATACTTCTATAGTAATTTCAAATACAAATAAAAGAAGAGGTTTAGCAGATTCAAAATACAATGAAAGAAGAGGACAATGTGAAGAGGCTTTAAAAGAATTACAAAAAGAACTTAAGATAAAAGCTTTAGGAGAGTTAAGTGAAGAAGAATTCGAAAAGTACAAACATATAATAACAGATGATATAAATAGAAAACGTGCAAAACATGCTGTTTATGAAAATGTAAGAACTTTAAAAGCTGCAGAAGCATTAAAAAATAACGAAATAGAATTATTTGGGGAATTAATGAATGAATCTCACATATCATTAAGAGATGATTATGAAGTTACAGGTATAGAATTAGATACTTTAGTAGAACTTGCATGGAAACAAGAAGGTGTAATAGGATCAAGAATGACAGGAGCAGGTTTTGGAGGATGTACAGTTAGTTTAGTAAAAAATGATGATATAGATAATTTTATTAAAAATGTAGGAGCTGCATATAAAGAGAAGATAGGATATGAAGCAGATTTTTATGTAGTTAATATTGGTGATGGAGCAAGGAAACTTAACTAA
- a CDS encoding CotS family spore coat protein translates to MENIKYNKNSREELLSLDKIKSFILSNYELEQADVTMVKFKDTEKQRAVYKVDYKTKTYCLKKVYYDENNLLYVYSAMEWLYRNSISVPKLLPTITNHRYVLYSDMLFILTPWLEGEKCNFDNIDHLNISAKTLGALHKVSINFTPIEGSCLRKGLENYHLSTYKHFNQLLNAVNNAHKHKDKFSNIFLDNLDENLRLAKLSVEISSSIDLQDLSISLCHGDYVNKNIIINNDNVSIIDFDKCKLDYCAHDLAYFLRRLLKRENTNWNAELAIMVINNYMLSNNLTKSDLKYILAYITFPQKYWKLSRDYYKNIKKCNKASFVRLLEKGVLRTSYQLEFVYEMIKIFQDKYNIDF, encoded by the coding sequence ATGGAAAATATTAAATATAATAAGAATTCCAGAGAAGAATTACTATCTCTCGATAAAATAAAGTCATTTATCTTATCAAACTATGAACTTGAACAAGCCGATGTTACAATGGTTAAGTTTAAAGATACAGAAAAACAAAGAGCAGTTTATAAAGTAGATTATAAAACAAAAACTTATTGTTTAAAAAAAGTCTATTACGATGAAAATAATCTCTTATATGTTTACTCTGCAATGGAATGGCTTTATAGAAATTCTATATCTGTACCAAAGCTACTACCTACAATAACTAATCATAGATATGTTTTGTACTCTGATATGCTTTTTATTCTGACCCCTTGGTTAGAAGGTGAAAAATGCAATTTTGATAATATAGATCACTTAAATATTTCAGCTAAAACATTAGGTGCATTACATAAAGTTTCTATAAACTTTACTCCAATAGAAGGGAGTTGTTTAAGAAAAGGTTTAGAGAATTATCATCTTTCTACTTATAAACACTTTAATCAACTATTAAATGCAGTAAATAACGCACATAAACATAAAGATAAATTTTCTAATATATTTCTTGATAATTTAGATGAAAATCTTAGATTAGCTAAACTTTCTGTTGAAATTTCCTCTTCTATAGATTTACAGGATCTTTCAATCTCTCTTTGTCATGGAGATTATGTAAATAAAAATATTATAATTAATAATGATAATGTTTCTATAATAGATTTTGATAAATGTAAATTAGATTACTGTGCTCATGATTTAGCTTATTTTTTAAGACGTTTATTAAAAAGAGAAAATACAAATTGGAATGCAGAATTAGCTATTATGGTAATAAATAATTATATGCTTTCTAACAACCTAACAAAATCTGATTTGAAATATATTTTAGCTTATATTACTTTTCCTCAAAAATATTGGAAATTATCTAGAGACTATTATAAAAATATAAAAAAATGCAATAAAGCATCTTTTGTTCGTTTATTAGAGAAGGGAGTACTAAGAACAAGCTATCAGTTAGAATTTGTTTATGAAATGATAAAAATTTTTCAAGATAAATATAATATTGATTTTTAA
- a CDS encoding tRNA (adenine(22)-N(1))-methyltransferase, translating to MELSKRLNFIVEKVEKVIALADVGTDHGYIPLYALKNNICSEAIASDINKEPLDKARLNAILEGVGDELEFRLGNGLSVLKENEVQAVIIAGMGGNLIRDILEADTNIVNELEYLILQPAQNPEVLREYLYTNDYEIIDEDLCLDDGKYYELFKVRRKIGENTVLDSIYYEISPKLLMEKHPLMKEYINSKLDKYNKILSLITDETESATLRKEELLEKISILSNIVNFL from the coding sequence ATGGAATTAAGCAAAAGATTAAATTTTATTGTAGAAAAAGTAGAGAAAGTTATAGCGTTAGCAGATGTGGGAACAGATCATGGATATATACCTTTGTATGCATTAAAAAATAATATTTGTAGTGAAGCTATAGCATCAGATATAAATAAGGAACCTTTAGATAAAGCTCGACTTAATGCTATCTTAGAAGGGGTAGGAGATGAATTAGAGTTTAGATTAGGAAATGGCTTAAGTGTTTTGAAAGAAAATGAAGTTCAAGCTGTAATTATAGCAGGTATGGGGGGGAATTTAATAAGAGATATATTAGAAGCAGACACTAATATTGTAAATGAATTAGAATATTTAATATTACAGCCAGCTCAAAATCCAGAAGTTTTAAGAGAGTATTTATATACTAATGATTATGAAATTATAGATGAAGATTTATGTTTAGATGATGGAAAATACTATGAATTATTTAAAGTAAGAAGAAAAATAGGTGAAAATACTGTATTAGATAGTATATATTATGAAATAAGTCCAAAGCTATTAATGGAAAAACATCCTTTGATGAAGGAATACATAAATTCAAAATTAGATAAGTATAATAAAATATTGAGCCTTATAACAGATGAAACAGAGTCAGCTACCTTAAGAAAAGAAGAGTTATTGGAGAAAATTTCAATATTATCAAATATAGTTAATTTTTTATAA
- a CDS encoding deoxyguanosinetriphosphate triphosphohydrolase, with protein MNIREKIEKFERLTLIKEAMLSGQSLGREKIEERDPIRTCFMVDRDRIIHSKSFRRLKHKTQVYIKTFGDHYRNRLTHTLEVSQIARTIGVGIGLNENLIEAIALGHDLGHVAFAHNGEEVLNEFLKEGFRHNEQSVRVVKKLERDGRGLNLTEEVLDGILNHSGLGIVKNKAKTLEGRVVKISDKIAYLNHDIDDSIRAGLLEDKDIPKNIRSILGTTHSERIDTLVLDMIKNTNKNLNEGIVDVALSKEVWEAMNELRRYMFKNIYLGDILKQEREKAKFILSQLIEHYCKYPEKLPDTYKKILVEDGLDRAVADYIAGMSDDYCLICFNSIFVPKFVIY; from the coding sequence ATGAACATAAGGGAAAAAATAGAGAAGTTTGAGAGATTGACATTAATAAAAGAAGCTATGTTAAGTGGACAAAGTTTAGGTAGGGAAAAAATAGAAGAGAGAGATCCAATAAGAACTTGCTTTATGGTTGATAGAGATAGAATAATTCATAGTAAATCTTTTAGAAGATTAAAACATAAAACCCAAGTTTATATAAAAACCTTTGGAGATCATTACAGGAATAGATTAACTCATACACTAGAAGTCTCACAGATAGCTAGGACAATAGGTGTTGGAATAGGGCTTAATGAAAATTTAATAGAGGCAATAGCCCTTGGCCATGATTTAGGACATGTGGCTTTTGCACATAATGGAGAAGAAGTGTTAAATGAATTTCTTAAAGAAGGATTTAGACACAATGAGCAAAGTGTAAGAGTAGTAAAGAAATTAGAAAGGGATGGAAGAGGATTAAACTTAACTGAAGAAGTTTTAGATGGAATTTTAAATCATAGTGGATTAGGAATAGTTAAAAATAAGGCGAAAACTTTAGAAGGAAGAGTAGTAAAGATAAGTGATAAAATTGCCTATTTGAATCATGACATAGATGATTCTATAAGAGCGGGATTATTAGAAGATAAAGATATACCTAAAAATATAAGAAGTATTTTAGGAACAACACATTCTGAGAGAATTGATACATTAGTTTTAGACATGATAAAAAATACAAATAAGAATCTAAATGAAGGAATTGTTGATGTAGCTTTAAGTAAAGAGGTATGGGAAGCTATGAATGAGCTTAGAAGATATATGTTTAAGAATATATATTTAGGAGATATATTAAAGCAAGAGAGAGAGAAAGCTAAGTTTATATTAAGTCAATTAATAGAACATTATTGCAAATATCCTGAGAAGCTACCAGATACGTATAAGAAAATTTTAGTAGAAGATGGATTAGATAGAGCTGTAGCGGATTATATTGCTGGAATGAGTGATGATTATTGTCTAATATGTTTCAATTCTATTTTTGTACCTAAATTTGTTATTTATTAG
- a CDS encoding LacI family DNA-binding transcriptional regulator encodes MATIKDIANLVGVSSSTVSRVLNFDETLNVTDETKMKIFQVADELEYVSVRNRKKNKTQIIGILHWYTAEQELGDPYYLSIRLAVEKKCQEQKINTITVHSESCIDQLKNVDGIIAIGKFSFEEIEFIKKITNNIVFVDSSPNGSLYDSVVIDFREAVKVALDYLVDLGHTKIAYLGGKETYRDGIEYITDEREMTFIEYTKSKGIFNEDLIGIGDFTHKDGYKLMKKLLEGNDIPSACFIASDTMAVGAYKAVAEKDLKIPEDISILSFNDIPTAKYMIPSLTTIRVYTEFMGMSAVDLMLENIISNRCYRKKVVINAELKIRESCIKVK; translated from the coding sequence TTGGCTACTATAAAAGATATTGCCAATTTAGTGGGAGTTTCGTCCTCGACTGTATCTAGAGTTCTTAATTTTGATGAAACACTGAATGTAACGGATGAAACGAAAATGAAAATATTCCAAGTTGCAGATGAATTAGAGTATGTATCTGTTAGAAATAGAAAAAAAAATAAAACCCAAATTATAGGAATATTACATTGGTACACAGCAGAGCAGGAACTTGGAGATCCTTATTATTTATCAATAAGACTTGCAGTTGAAAAGAAATGCCAAGAACAAAAAATTAATACAATAACAGTTCATAGTGAAAGTTGCATAGATCAACTTAAAAATGTAGATGGAATAATAGCTATAGGAAAGTTTAGTTTTGAAGAAATAGAGTTTATAAAAAAAATTACTAACAATATAGTTTTTGTTGATTCTTCACCAAATGGAAGTTTATATGACTCAGTTGTTATAGATTTTAGAGAGGCTGTAAAAGTAGCTTTAGATTATTTAGTAGATCTTGGTCACACTAAGATTGCTTATTTAGGTGGCAAGGAAACTTATAGAGATGGAATAGAGTATATTACTGATGAGAGAGAAATGACCTTTATTGAATATACTAAAAGTAAAGGGATTTTTAATGAAGATTTAATAGGTATTGGGGATTTTACTCATAAAGATGGGTATAAATTAATGAAAAAGTTATTAGAAGGAAACGATATCCCGTCAGCATGTTTTATAGCTAGCGATACTATGGCTGTTGGAGCTTATAAGGCAGTTGCAGAGAAAGACTTAAAAATACCAGAAGATATAAGTATACTATCTTTTAATGATATACCTACAGCTAAGTATATGATTCCGTCTTTAACAACTATTAGAGTTTATACAGAATTTATGGGAATGTCGGCGGTGGATTTAATGCTTGAAAATATAATATCCAATAGATGTTATAGGAAAAAAGTTGTTATAAATGCTGAATTGAAAATAAGAGAAAGTTGTATAAAGGTAAAATAA
- the dnaG gene encoding DNA primase, with the protein MQISEEILEKIKEQNDIVDVISESVRLKRSGRNFSGLCPFHNEKTPSFSVSQDKQIYKCFGCGEVGNVITFVMKTKNLPFVDAVKYLGERVNITIEDEKKGKSPITKKKELLYNLNVEAARFFFRNLVNDNEAKEYFLNRGIKEETIKRFGLGFAKDSWNSLLLYLKKRGFKEELLLEAGLVSISQKSGNKYDRFRNRVIFPVFDYRGKVIGFGGRVLDDSKPKYLNSPETLVFQKGTNLYGLNFAIKNNLRERYFIIVEGYMDLITLHQYGITNVVASLGTALTVNQARLLKRYADKVIISYDADVAGQTATVRGLEILRDAGFEVRVLNIPQGKDPDEFVRSNGKEAFKNLINNAQPLIDYRLKRAEEGINFKESDSLAKYGKRVTDILAKLNPVEKDVYVKRISENTGIREQALYDLLSSEMIKNINDEKFMNNKEYNGTKLYVEPGFLKAERSLMKLMLEDDYFEYIINILKEEDLILNEHKEIFSIIKEGKVGRINNINSFLESKCNNIKTLEELVKIKEHNVFKVNDTQKLIKDFVRQVENYKLNLRLEELKKQQKLLESEGKIEESIHIAIELTKIAELLKRGVRE; encoded by the coding sequence TTGCAGATTTCTGAAGAAATTTTGGAAAAGATAAAAGAGCAAAATGATATAGTAGATGTTATATCAGAGTCTGTAAGACTTAAACGGTCAGGTAGAAATTTTTCTGGTTTATGTCCATTTCATAATGAAAAAACACCTTCTTTCTCAGTATCTCAAGATAAGCAAATATATAAATGTTTTGGATGCGGAGAGGTTGGTAATGTTATTACTTTTGTCATGAAAACCAAAAATCTACCATTTGTAGATGCCGTAAAATATTTAGGTGAAAGAGTCAATATAACAATAGAGGATGAAAAAAAAGGAAAAAGTCCTATAACTAAGAAAAAAGAATTGCTTTATAATCTTAATGTAGAAGCTGCAAGATTCTTTTTTAGAAATTTAGTTAATGATAATGAGGCTAAAGAGTATTTTCTAAATCGTGGAATTAAAGAAGAGACCATAAAAAGGTTTGGACTTGGGTTTGCTAAAGATAGCTGGAATAGTTTGCTTTTGTACTTAAAAAAAAGAGGATTTAAAGAAGAACTATTATTAGAAGCAGGTTTAGTATCTATATCTCAAAAAAGTGGAAATAAGTATGATAGATTTAGAAATAGAGTTATTTTTCCTGTATTTGATTATAGGGGGAAGGTAATAGGATTTGGCGGAAGGGTTTTAGATGATTCTAAGCCTAAATATTTGAATTCACCAGAAACTTTAGTTTTCCAAAAGGGAACAAATTTATATGGTTTAAATTTTGCTATTAAAAATAACTTGAGAGAACGATATTTTATAATAGTAGAAGGCTATATGGATTTGATAACGCTGCATCAATATGGAATTACAAATGTTGTAGCTTCTCTTGGTACTGCTTTAACTGTAAATCAAGCCCGACTTCTAAAAAGATATGCAGATAAAGTTATAATTTCTTATGATGCCGATGTAGCAGGGCAAACAGCTACAGTAAGAGGATTAGAAATATTAAGGGATGCAGGATTCGAAGTTAGGGTTTTAAATATTCCACAAGGAAAAGATCCAGATGAATTTGTAAGAAGTAACGGAAAAGAGGCATTTAAAAATTTAATAAACAATGCACAACCTTTAATTGATTATAGATTAAAGAGAGCAGAAGAAGGAATTAATTTTAAAGAAAGTGATTCTCTTGCTAAGTATGGAAAAAGAGTTACTGATATTTTAGCTAAATTAAATCCTGTAGAAAAAGATGTGTATGTAAAGAGAATTTCAGAGAATACTGGTATAAGAGAACAGGCTTTATACGATTTATTGTCAAGTGAAATGATAAAAAACATAAATGATGAAAAATTTATGAATAATAAGGAATATAATGGAACAAAATTATATGTAGAGCCTGGATTTTTAAAGGCAGAAAGATCTTTAATGAAATTAATGCTTGAGGATGATTATTTTGAATACATTATTAATATTTTAAAGGAAGAGGATTTAATATTAAATGAACATAAAGAAATATTCTCCATAATTAAAGAAGGTAAAGTGGGAAGAATAAATAATATAAATAGTTTTCTAGAATCAAAATGTAATAATATTAAAACTTTGGAGGAATTAGTTAAAATAAAAGAGCATAATGTTTTCAAGGTGAATGATACCCAAAAATTAATTAAGGATTTTGTAAGGCAAGTAGAGAATTATAAATTGAACCTAAGATTAGAAGAGTTAAAGAAACAACAAAAATTATTGGAATCAGAAGGTAAGATTGAAGAATCTATTCATATCGCTATTGAGTTAACTAAAATAGCAGAATTGTTGAAAAGAGGTGTGAGAGAATAG
- the rpoD gene encoding RNA polymerase sigma factor RpoD, with amino-acid sequence MVDQKTKAKQGKKNNEDKNSKMAVVKNLLDKGKKTGTLTYKQIMDEIEHIELGPEQIEKIYEVLESMGIEVLGEINSVEEVEEEEIDLSVPEGIAIDDPVRMYLKEIGKVPLLSSEDEIELALRIEEGDQYAKKKLAEANLRLVVSIAKRYVGRGMLFLDLIQEGNLGLIKAVEKFDYRKGFKFSTYATWWIRQAITRAIADQARTIRIPVHMVETINKLIRVQRQLLQELGRDPFPEEISKVMDLPVDKVREIQKIAQEPVSLETPIGEEEDSHLGDFIPDDDAPAPAEAAAFTMLKEQLINVLDTLTPREEKVLRLRFGLDDGRARTLEEVGKEFNVTRERIRQIEAKALRKLRHPSRSKKLKDYLD; translated from the coding sequence ATGGTAGATCAAAAAACTAAAGCTAAACAAGGTAAAAAGAATAATGAGGATAAGAATAGCAAAATGGCAGTAGTTAAAAACCTACTGGATAAGGGTAAAAAAACTGGTACATTAACATATAAACAAATAATGGATGAAATTGAACATATAGAATTAGGACCAGAGCAAATAGAAAAAATATATGAAGTTCTAGAGTCAATGGGAATAGAAGTATTAGGTGAAATAAATTCTGTGGAAGAGGTAGAGGAAGAGGAAATAGATCTTTCTGTTCCAGAAGGAATAGCCATAGATGATCCTGTTAGAATGTACTTAAAAGAAATAGGAAAGGTTCCACTTCTTTCATCAGAAGATGAAATTGAGTTAGCATTAAGAATAGAAGAAGGAGATCAATATGCTAAGAAGAAATTAGCTGAAGCTAATTTAAGATTAGTTGTTAGTATAGCTAAAAGATATGTTGGTAGAGGTATGCTCTTTCTTGATTTAATACAAGAAGGAAATCTTGGGCTTATAAAAGCAGTAGAAAAGTTTGATTACAGAAAAGGATTTAAATTTTCAACATACGCAACATGGTGGATTAGGCAAGCAATTACTAGAGCTATAGCAGATCAGGCTAGAACTATAAGAATACCAGTTCATATGGTTGAAACTATAAATAAACTTATAAGAGTACAAAGACAATTACTTCAAGAATTAGGAAGAGATCCATTCCCAGAGGAAATATCAAAGGTTATGGACTTACCTGTAGATAAGGTTAGAGAAATTCAAAAAATTGCTCAAGAACCAGTATCATTAGAGACTCCAATAGGTGAAGAAGAAGATTCACACTTAGGTGATTTTATACCAGATGATGATGCACCAGCTCCAGCAGAAGCAGCAGCATTTACAATGTTAAAGGAACAATTAATAAATGTTTTAGATACATTAACTCCTAGAGAAGAAAAAGTTTTAAGATTAAGATTTGGATTAGATGATGGAAGAGCTAGAACTCTAGAAGAGGTAGGTAAAGAATTTAATGTAACTAGAGAAAGAATTAGACAAATAGAGGCGAAGGCTCTTAGAAAGCTAAGACATCCATCAAGAAGTAAAAAATTAAAGGATTATTTAGATTAG
- a CDS encoding Nif3-like dinuclear metal center hexameric protein, which produces MKKVKDIMDEMEKLAPTYLKEDFDNVGLMVGDKNQKVEKVLIALDCTLDVIEEAKGLNVDMILTHHPLIFKKPNSITTETLLGKKIIELIKNNISLYSSHTNLDSAKEGLNKTIVEMLGFSSEELIEVNKKDSSAGLGRMVRLDKEIELETLVEIIKRKLNIKNLRVSMGKEMFKNIAIINGSGQDFIGKAVARGAHCIITGDTTYHYASDYKEMGISILDIGHFSSEWLVFLKAIEKVLVKFPEVEFIKSALVKDPYTFV; this is translated from the coding sequence ATGAAAAAAGTCAAAGACATTATGGATGAAATGGAAAAGTTAGCACCTACATATTTAAAAGAGGATTTTGACAATGTAGGATTAATGGTTGGAGATAAGAATCAAAAAGTAGAAAAAGTATTAATAGCATTAGATTGTACTTTAGATGTTATAGAAGAAGCTAAGGGTTTAAATGTTGATATGATACTTACTCATCATCCACTTATCTTTAAAAAGCCTAATAGTATCACTACAGAAACATTATTAGGAAAGAAAATAATAGAACTTATAAAAAATAATATAAGCTTATACTCTAGTCATACTAATTTAGATTCTGCTAAGGAAGGTTTAAATAAAACAATTGTTGAAATGTTAGGATTTTCTTCAGAAGAATTAATAGAAGTAAATAAGAAAGATTCTAGTGCTGGACTTGGAAGAATGGTAAGATTAGATAAAGAAATAGAATTAGAGACCTTGGTAGAAATAATAAAAAGAAAATTAAATATAAAGAACTTAAGAGTTTCTATGGGAAAAGAAATGTTTAAGAATATAGCCATAATTAATGGAAGTGGTCAAGACTTTATAGGAAAAGCTGTAGCAAGAGGTGCCCATTGTATTATTACAGGGGATACAACATATCATTATGCTTCTGATTATAAAGAAATGGGAATATCTATTTTAGATATTGGTCATTTTTCATCAGAATGGCTAGTTTTCTTAAAAGCTATAGAAAAAGTTTTAGTTAAGTTCCCAGAAGTTGAATTTATAAAATCAGCTTTAGTAAAAGATCCTTATACTTTTGTATAA